A genomic window from Streptomyces broussonetiae includes:
- a CDS encoding DUF3558 domain-containing protein, with the protein MQRKAYVSGTAALLAALLAGCTSGSGGDSPTDNANPGNRGRTTVAAQPGKYRTLPEPCGAVGHDTLDSMLPGIKQIADPGQRDKAYQGEAALTYDTDRKVGCRWKVDSDDATDRLSIDFERVVSYDNTVSDDDQAKKLFEEQQTAANLPEPSSSASTSASASTSASQTSSPSPGAASPSGSASGAASAPSGSPSQSASGSASPSGGTPADLQPRVLTDLGDDAYLDDQLATSGSTAAQRTVTVVFRTSNVLVTIEYAEQPMAMGTVPDSKEMQDRARNLASQLADALGG; encoded by the coding sequence GTGCAGCGGAAGGCGTACGTATCCGGCACCGCCGCCCTCCTCGCGGCGCTGCTGGCCGGCTGCACGAGCGGCTCGGGCGGCGACAGCCCGACGGACAACGCCAACCCCGGCAACCGCGGCAGGACGACGGTCGCCGCACAGCCGGGCAAGTACCGCACGCTCCCCGAGCCGTGCGGCGCGGTCGGCCACGACACCCTCGACTCGATGCTGCCGGGCATCAAACAGATCGCCGATCCCGGCCAGCGCGACAAGGCGTACCAGGGCGAGGCCGCGCTGACCTACGACACCGACCGCAAGGTCGGCTGCCGTTGGAAGGTCGACTCCGACGACGCCACCGACCGCCTCTCCATCGACTTCGAGCGCGTGGTGTCGTACGACAACACCGTCAGCGACGACGACCAGGCGAAGAAGCTGTTCGAGGAGCAGCAGACCGCCGCCAACCTGCCCGAGCCGAGCAGTTCGGCCTCAACCTCGGCCTCGGCCTCGACGTCGGCGAGCCAGACGTCGTCCCCCTCACCCGGCGCCGCATCCCCGTCCGGTTCCGCGAGCGGTGCCGCCTCCGCCCCCTCCGGCTCGCCCTCGCAGTCCGCGTCCGGCTCCGCCTCGCCCTCCGGCGGCACGCCGGCCGATCTGCAGCCGCGGGTGCTGACCGACCTCGGTGACGACGCGTATCTGGACGACCAACTCGCCACGTCCGGTTCGACGGCCGCACAGCGGACGGTGACTGTGGTCTTCCGCACGTCCAACGTCCTCGTCACCATCGAGTACGCGGAGCAGCCGATGGCGATGGGAACGGTCCCGGACAGCAAGGAAATGCA
- a CDS encoding RtcB family protein, whose amino-acid sequence MSYVEMPGAKVPIRMWTDPATVEDVALRQLQNVATLPWIKGLAVMPDVHYGKGATVGSVIAMRGAVCPAAVGVDIGCGMSAVKTSLTANDLPGDLSRLRSKIEQAIPVGRGMHDDPVEPGDFHGLATAGWDDFWGRFDGVADAVKFRQGRAHQQMGTLGSGNHFVEVCADTTGAVWLMLHSGSRNIGKELAEHHIGVAQKLPHNQGLVDRDLAVFVSDTPQMAAYRNDLFWAQEYARHNRTLMMALLKDVIRKEFKKAKPTFEPEISCHHNYVAEERYEGMDLLVTRKGAIRAGSGEYGIIPGSMGTGSYIVKGLGNEKAFNSASHGAGRRMSRNAAKKRFSTKDLEEQTRGVECRKDSGVVDEIPGAYKSIDQVIDQQQDLVEVVAKLKQVVCVKG is encoded by the coding sequence ATGTCGTACGTGGAGATGCCGGGCGCGAAGGTCCCGATCAGGATGTGGACGGACCCCGCGACGGTCGAGGACGTGGCCCTGCGCCAGCTGCAGAACGTGGCGACGCTGCCGTGGATCAAGGGCCTGGCGGTCATGCCGGACGTGCACTACGGCAAGGGCGCGACGGTCGGCTCGGTGATCGCCATGCGGGGCGCGGTGTGCCCGGCGGCGGTCGGGGTGGACATCGGCTGCGGAATGTCGGCGGTGAAGACGTCCCTGACGGCCAATGACCTGCCGGGGGACCTGTCGCGGCTGCGCTCGAAGATCGAGCAGGCGATTCCGGTGGGCCGGGGGATGCATGACGACCCGGTGGAGCCGGGGGACTTCCATGGGCTGGCCACGGCCGGCTGGGACGACTTCTGGGGGCGGTTCGACGGGGTCGCCGACGCGGTCAAGTTCCGCCAGGGGCGGGCGCACCAGCAGATGGGGACGCTCGGAAGTGGAAACCACTTCGTCGAGGTCTGCGCGGACACCACCGGCGCGGTGTGGCTCATGCTGCACTCCGGTTCCCGGAACATCGGCAAGGAACTCGCCGAGCACCACATCGGCGTGGCCCAGAAGCTCCCGCACAACCAGGGGCTTGTCGACCGGGACTTGGCGGTCTTCGTTTCGGACACCCCGCAGATGGCGGCCTACCGCAACGACCTGTTCTGGGCGCAGGAGTACGCCAGGCACAACCGCACGCTGATGATGGCGCTCCTGAAGGACGTGATCCGCAAGGAGTTCAAGAAGGCCAAGCCGACCTTCGAGCCGGAGATCTCCTGCCACCACAACTACGTGGCGGAGGAGCGTTACGAGGGCATGGACCTGCTCGTCACCCGCAAGGGCGCGATCCGGGCCGGCTCCGGCGAGTACGGGATCATCCCGGGCTCCATGGGTACCGGGTCGTACATCGTGAAGGGGCTCGGCAACGAGAAGGCCTTCAACTCGGCCTCCCACGGTGCGGGTCGGCGGATGAGCCGCAACGCCGCGAAGAAGCGGTTCTCGACGAAGGATCTCGAGGAGCAGACCCGGGGCGTGGAGTGCCGCAAGGACTCCGGCGTCGTGGACGAGATCCCGGGCGCCTACAAGTCGATCGACCAGGTCATCGACCAGCAGCAGGATCTGGTCGAGGTCGTCGCGAAGCTCAAGCAGGTGGTGTGCGTGAAGGGCTGA
- a CDS encoding SDR family NAD(P)-dependent oxidoreductase has protein sequence MAPASRIAVVTGASSGIGAATARQLAEAGYRVVLTARRKDRIEALAEELTRAGHSATAYPLDVTDRAAVDEFATAFTSIAVLVNNAGGALGADPVATGDPAEWRTMYETNVIGTLNVTQALLPKLEASGDGVIVVVSSTAGHGTYEGGGGYVAAKHGEHVLAETLRLEIVGRPVRVIEIAPGMVKTDEFALTRFAGDKEKAEKVYAGVAEPLTADDVAETITWAVTRPSHVNVDLLVLRPRAQASNTKVHREP, from the coding sequence ATGGCCCCCGCCTCCCGCATCGCCGTCGTCACCGGTGCGAGCAGCGGCATCGGAGCCGCCACCGCCCGGCAGCTCGCCGAGGCCGGCTACCGCGTCGTCCTCACCGCCCGCCGCAAGGACCGCATCGAGGCACTGGCCGAGGAGCTGACGCGGGCGGGCCACTCGGCGACCGCGTACCCGCTGGACGTGACGGACCGCGCGGCGGTGGACGAGTTCGCGACGGCCTTCACCTCGATCGCCGTCCTGGTCAACAACGCGGGCGGCGCGCTCGGCGCGGACCCGGTGGCCACCGGCGACCCGGCCGAGTGGCGCACGATGTACGAGACGAACGTCATCGGCACCCTGAACGTCACCCAGGCCCTGCTCCCCAAGCTGGAGGCGAGCGGCGACGGCGTGATCGTGGTCGTGTCCTCCACCGCGGGACACGGCACCTACGAGGGCGGCGGGGGCTATGTAGCCGCCAAGCACGGCGAGCACGTCCTCGCCGAGACCCTCCGCCTGGAGATCGTCGGCCGGCCGGTCCGCGTCATCGAGATCGCCCCCGGCATGGTCAAGACCGACGAGTTCGCCCTGACCCGTTTCGCCGGCGACAAGGAGAAGGCGGAGAAGGTCTACGCGGGCGTCGCCGAGCCCCTCACGGCGGACGACGTGGCCGAGACGATCACCTGGGCGGTCACCCGCCCCAGCCACGTCAACGTCGACCTCCTGGTCCTGCGCCCCCGCGCCCAGGCCTCCAACACCAAGGTCCACCGGGAACCGTGA
- a CDS encoding YnfA family protein, translated as MPILRSAALFVVAALFEIGGAWLVWQGVREHRGWLWVAGGVLSLGAYGFVATFQPDAHFGRILAAYGGIFVAGSLLWGAVADGYRPDRWDVIGALICLTGMAVIMWAPRNSG; from the coding sequence ATGCCGATCCTCCGCTCCGCCGCCCTGTTCGTCGTCGCCGCGCTGTTCGAGATCGGCGGTGCCTGGCTGGTCTGGCAAGGCGTACGCGAACACCGCGGCTGGCTGTGGGTGGCCGGCGGAGTCCTCTCCCTCGGCGCGTACGGCTTCGTGGCCACCTTCCAGCCCGACGCCCACTTCGGCCGCATCCTGGCGGCGTACGGCGGGATCTTCGTGGCGGGCTCGCTGCTGTGGGGCGCGGTCGCGGACGGCTACCGCCCCGACCGCTGGGACGTGATCGGCGCGCTGATCTGCCTGACCGGCATGGCCGTGATCATGTGGGCGCCGAGAAACAGCGGTTGA
- a CDS encoding LLM class flavin-dependent oxidoreductase yields the protein MQFGIFTVGDVTPDPTTGRTPTEGERIKAMVAIAQKAEEIGLDVFATGEHHNPPFVPSSPTTMLGYVAARTESLILSTSTTLITTNDPVKIAEDYAMLQHLADGRVDLMMGRGNTGPVYPWFGQDIREGINLAIENYALLRRLWREDVVDWEGKFRTPLQGFTSTPRPLDGVPPFVWHGSIRSPEIAEQAAYYGDGFFHNNIFWPADHTKRMVEFYRKRYAHYGHGTPEQAIVGLGGQVFMRKNSQDAVREFRPYFDNAPVYGHGPSLEDFTEQTPLTVGSPQQVIEKTLSFREYAGDYQRQLFLMDHAGLPLKTVLEQLDLLGEEVVPVLREEFAKGRPAGVPEAPTHQSLLTAARKAGEKKAEGKKAEDKKEAVA from the coding sequence ATGCAGTTCGGGATCTTCACGGTCGGCGACGTCACGCCGGACCCCACCACGGGGCGGACCCCGACCGAGGGCGAGCGGATCAAGGCCATGGTCGCCATCGCCCAGAAGGCCGAGGAGATCGGCCTGGACGTCTTCGCGACCGGTGAGCACCACAACCCGCCGTTCGTCCCCTCGTCGCCGACCACGATGCTCGGCTACGTCGCGGCGCGGACGGAGAGCCTGATCCTGTCCACGTCCACCACGCTGATCACCACCAACGACCCGGTGAAGATCGCGGAGGACTACGCGATGCTGCAGCACCTGGCCGACGGCCGGGTGGACCTGATGATGGGCCGCGGCAACACCGGGCCGGTGTATCCGTGGTTCGGCCAGGACATCCGCGAGGGCATCAACCTCGCCATCGAGAACTACGCCCTGCTGCGCCGGCTGTGGCGCGAGGACGTCGTCGACTGGGAGGGCAAGTTCCGCACGCCGCTGCAGGGCTTCACGTCCACGCCGCGACCGCTGGACGGTGTCCCGCCGTTCGTCTGGCACGGCTCGATCCGCTCGCCGGAGATCGCCGAGCAGGCGGCGTACTACGGCGACGGCTTCTTCCACAACAACATCTTCTGGCCGGCCGACCACACCAAGCGGATGGTCGAGTTCTACCGGAAGCGGTACGCCCACTACGGGCACGGCACCCCGGAGCAGGCGATCGTCGGGCTCGGCGGCCAGGTGTTCATGCGCAAGAACTCGCAGGACGCGGTGCGTGAGTTCCGGCCGTACTTCGACAACGCGCCGGTCTACGGCCACGGGCCCTCCCTCGAGGACTTCACCGAGCAGACCCCGCTGACCGTGGGCTCGCCGCAGCAGGTGATCGAGAAGACCCTGTCGTTCCGCGAGTACGCCGGCGACTACCAGCGCCAGCTGTTCCTCATGGACCACGCGGGGCTGCCGCTCAAGACCGTGCTGGAGCAGCTCGACCTGCTGGGCGAGGAGGTCGTACCGGTGCTGCGCGAGGAGTTCGCGAAGGGGCGGCCGGCCGGTGTGCCCGAGGCGCCCACCCACCAGTCCCTGCTCACCGCCGCGCGCAAGGCCGGGGAGAAGAAGGCCGAGGGCAAGAAGGCCGAGGACAAGAAGGAGGCCGTCGCATGA
- a CDS encoding CE1759 family FMN reductase, whose translation MRLVVVSAGLSVPSSTRLLADRLAAAVQRQASAPVDVEVVEVRDLAVEIAHNLTNGFPGKKLAAAQDAVAGADGLIVVTPVFSASYSGLFKSFFDVLDKEALVGKPVLIAATGGTGRHSLVLEHALRPLFAYLRAVVVPTGVYAASEDWGAEGLAERIERAAQELAALMPLAVRREGPAVVPFADQLAALQ comes from the coding sequence ATGAGGCTCGTCGTCGTGTCCGCGGGACTGAGCGTCCCGTCGTCCACCCGGCTGCTGGCCGACCGGCTGGCCGCCGCGGTGCAGCGGCAGGCGTCGGCGCCGGTGGACGTGGAGGTCGTCGAGGTGCGGGACCTCGCCGTCGAGATCGCGCACAACCTCACCAACGGGTTCCCCGGCAAGAAGCTCGCCGCCGCGCAGGACGCGGTGGCGGGGGCCGACGGGCTGATCGTCGTCACACCGGTGTTCAGTGCCTCGTACAGCGGGCTGTTCAAGTCGTTCTTCGACGTGCTGGACAAGGAGGCGCTGGTCGGCAAGCCGGTGCTGATCGCCGCGACCGGGGGTACGGGACGGCACTCGCTGGTGCTGGAGCATGCGCTGCGACCGCTGTTCGCCTACCTGCGGGCCGTGGTCGTGCCGACGGGGGTGTACGCCGCCTCGGAGGACTGGGGCGCCGAAGGGCTCGCCGAGCGGATCGAGCGGGCGGCGCAGGAGCTGGCCGCGCTGATGCCGCTGGCGGTGCGGCGGGAGGGGCCGGCCGTGGTTCCCTTCGCCGATCAGCTCGCCGCTCTCCAGTAG
- a CDS encoding response regulator transcription factor: MPQTVLLAEDDRAIRHALERALTLEGYEVTAVADGVEALAQAHKTPPDILLLDVMMPGIDGLQVCRVLRAEGDRTPILMLTALVETADRIAGLDAGADDYVVKPFDVEEVFARLRALLRRTSPVPAATNGNGGPSDSVRADVQISDRQVEAAGIRMDLQARRAWRGKRELELTRTEFELLELLVRNAGIVLDHSTIYDRIWGYDFGPGSKNLAVYVGYLRRKLDEPGAPQLIHTVRGVGYVLRED, encoded by the coding sequence GTGCCCCAGACTGTGCTGCTCGCCGAAGACGACCGTGCCATCCGTCATGCCCTTGAGCGTGCCCTGACGCTGGAAGGGTACGAGGTGACGGCCGTCGCCGATGGTGTGGAAGCCCTGGCCCAGGCCCACAAGACCCCGCCGGACATCCTCCTGCTCGATGTGATGATGCCCGGCATCGACGGTCTCCAGGTCTGCCGGGTGCTGCGCGCCGAGGGCGACCGCACCCCGATCCTCATGCTCACCGCCCTCGTGGAGACCGCCGACCGCATCGCGGGCCTGGACGCCGGCGCCGACGACTACGTGGTCAAGCCCTTCGACGTGGAAGAGGTCTTCGCGCGGCTGCGCGCCCTGCTGCGCCGTACCAGCCCGGTACCCGCCGCCACGAACGGCAACGGCGGCCCGAGCGACTCCGTACGGGCCGACGTGCAGATCTCCGACCGTCAGGTGGAGGCCGCCGGTATCCGCATGGACCTGCAGGCCCGCCGGGCCTGGCGCGGCAAGCGCGAGCTGGAGCTGACCCGGACCGAGTTCGAGCTGCTCGAGCTGCTCGTGCGCAACGCGGGCATCGTGCTCGACCACTCCACCATCTACGACCGCATCTGGGGCTACGACTTCGGGCCGGGATCGAAGAACCTCGCCGTGTACGTCGGCTACCTGCGCCGCAAGCTGGACGAGCCCGGCGCGCCGCAGCTGATCCACACCGTCCGGGGCGTGGGTTACGTGCTGCGGGAGGACTGA